A portion of the Thermodesulfovibrionia bacterium genome contains these proteins:
- a CDS encoding NUDIX hydrolase, with amino-acid sequence MNQIKIDRHFSLYTMKPTPRNPFLTVDAIIEIDGGIVLIKRKNPPPGWAIPGGFVDYNETIEDAVIREAKEETGLDIKLIRQFHTYSDPKRDPRHHTVSTIFIATASGTPNAGDDAKEAEIFFRDTLPDDIAFDHRQILEDYFEKRY; translated from the coding sequence ATGAACCAGATAAAAATTGATAGGCATTTTTCTTTATACACGATGAAACCAACACCTCGAAATCCATTCCTTACGGTTGATGCAATCATTGAGATTGACGGCGGCATAGTTCTGATCAAAAGGAAGAACCCTCCTCCCGGCTGGGCGATCCCCGGCGGTTTTGTTGATTACAACGAAACGATTGAGGATGCTGTTATCAGGGAAGCTAAAGAAGAGACAGGACTTGATATAAAGCTTATCCGTCAATTCCATACCTATTCAGACCCGAAGAGAGACCCGCGCCATCATACAGTTTCAACCATATTTATCGCGACAGCGTCAGGCACGCCCAATGCAGGAGATGATGCAAAAGAAGCTGAGATCTTTTTTAGAGATACACTGCCCGATGACATAGCCTTTGACCACAGGCAGATACTTGAGGATTATTTTGAGAAGAGGTATTAG